The following proteins are co-located in the Bradyrhizobium sp. AZCC 2176 genome:
- a CDS encoding AbrB/MazE/SpoVT family DNA-binding domain-containing protein → MNEQSKDTPDPCGQVIGTVEIKKIGNSSGIILPKDVLARMHVSVGDKLYATLTPDGGFRLTPHDPDFEKAMEVARRGMKRYHNALAELAK, encoded by the coding sequence ATGAACGAGCAATCGAAAGATACGCCCGATCCCTGCGGCCAGGTGATCGGAACCGTCGAAATCAAAAAGATTGGTAATTCCTCAGGGATCATCCTGCCGAAGGATGTGCTTGCTCGGATGCATGTCAGCGTCGGCGACAAGCTCTATGCGACTCTCACGCCCGATGGCGGTTTTCGGCTAACCCCCCATGACCCGGATTTCGAGAAGGCGATGGAAGTCGCCCGGCGCGGCATGAAGCGCTATCACAACGCGTTGGCTGAGCTTGCCAAATGA
- a CDS encoding dioxygenase family protein: MIDTPTRRVVLGAGIFAAGSLLMVDGSVAQAPLAPTPACHDGDDATVPQTEGPYFKPSSPERTELFEEGMAGQPIELVGFVLTRACKPLAGALLDFWQADDKGRYDNSGFRLRGHQFSDAEGRYRLRSIVPGIYVGRTRHIHVKVQPRGGRVLTTQLYFPGESQNRADGLFRKDLQIRTAKNAGWLAGRFDFVLA; this comes from the coding sequence ATGATCGACACCCCGACGCGGCGCGTTGTACTTGGAGCGGGAATCTTCGCAGCCGGTTCGCTGCTCATGGTCGATGGCAGCGTAGCTCAGGCTCCGCTTGCCCCGACGCCCGCATGCCACGACGGCGACGACGCCACCGTCCCGCAAACCGAAGGGCCATACTTCAAGCCGTCGTCGCCTGAGCGAACCGAGCTGTTCGAAGAGGGCATGGCAGGGCAGCCGATCGAACTGGTCGGCTTCGTGCTCACCCGCGCCTGCAAACCGCTGGCCGGCGCCTTGCTGGATTTCTGGCAGGCGGATGACAAGGGCCGCTACGACAATTCCGGTTTCCGCCTGCGCGGCCATCAATTCTCCGATGCGGAAGGCCGCTATCGATTGCGCAGCATCGTGCCCGGCATTTACGTTGGCCGTACGCGCCACATCCATGTGAAGGTGCAGCCGCGCGGCGGCCGTGTGTTGACGACCCAGCTCTATTTCCCCGGCGAATCGCAAAACCGCGCCGACGGGCTTTTCCGCAAGGACTTGCAGATTCGCACGGCCAAGAACGCGGGATGGCTGGCCGGGCGTTTCGACTTCGTGCTTGCTTAG
- a CDS encoding M3 family oligoendopeptidase has translation MSVKSATSRTGKTSRKSAAGSKAATKSKTGKLPEWNLTDLYSGIDVPEIARDLQKMDADCIAFETDYKAKLAEGVTRDDGGRWLAEAVRRYEAIDDLAGRLGSYAGLVHAGDSVDPVISKFYGDVSERLTAASLHLLFFALELNRIDDAVIERAMQAPELAHYRPWIEDLRKDKPYQLEDRVEQLFHEKSQSGYAAWNRLFDQTISGLRFRVSGKELAIEPALNLLQDRAPEKRKAAGQALAKTFKDNERTFALITNTLAKDKEISDRWRGFQDVADSRHLNNRVEREVVDALVGSVRAAYPRLSHRYYNLKAGWFKKKKLAHWDRNAPLPFAATGTIAWPEAQKMVLTAYRGFSTEMAAIAERFFTDRWIDAPVRPGKAPGAFSHPTTPSAHPYVLMNYQGKPRDVMTLAHELGHGVHQVLAAKNGALMAPTPLTLAETASVFGEMLTFKRLLSQTKNAKQRQALLAGKVEDMINTVVRQVAFYSFERAIHTERKNGELTAERIGQIWLSVQGESLGPAIDIRPGYENFWMYIPHFIHSPFYVYAYAFGDCLVNSLYAVYENASEGFAERYLAMLAAGGTKHYSELLRPFGLDAKDPKFWDGGLSVIAGMIDELEEMG, from the coding sequence ATGAGCGTGAAATCTGCGACTTCCCGAACCGGCAAGACGTCCCGCAAATCAGCCGCGGGCAGCAAGGCGGCCACCAAATCCAAAACCGGCAAACTGCCGGAATGGAACCTCACCGATCTCTATTCCGGCATCGATGTGCCCGAAATCGCGCGCGATCTGCAAAAGATGGATGCCGACTGCATAGCCTTTGAAACGGATTACAAGGCCAAGTTGGCGGAAGGCGTTACGCGCGACGATGGCGGCCGTTGGCTCGCCGAGGCGGTCAGGCGCTACGAGGCGATCGACGATCTCGCGGGCCGGCTCGGCTCCTATGCCGGCCTCGTTCATGCCGGCGACAGCGTCGATCCCGTGATCTCCAAATTCTACGGCGACGTTTCCGAGCGGCTGACGGCGGCCTCGCTGCATTTGCTGTTCTTCGCGCTCGAACTCAATCGCATCGACGATGCCGTGATCGAGCGCGCGATGCAGGCGCCCGAGCTCGCCCACTACCGGCCATGGATCGAGGATCTGCGCAAGGACAAGCCGTATCAGCTCGAAGACCGCGTCGAGCAGTTGTTTCACGAGAAATCCCAGAGCGGCTATGCCGCCTGGAACCGGCTGTTCGACCAGACCATCTCCGGCCTGCGCTTCAGGGTGAGCGGAAAGGAATTGGCGATCGAGCCTGCGCTCAACCTGCTGCAGGACCGCGCGCCGGAAAAACGCAAGGCCGCAGGCCAAGCGCTGGCAAAGACCTTCAAGGACAATGAGCGGACCTTTGCGCTGATCACCAACACGCTCGCCAAGGACAAGGAGATTTCCGATCGCTGGCGCGGTTTCCAGGATGTCGCGGATTCGCGCCACCTGAACAACCGCGTCGAGCGCGAAGTCGTCGATGCCCTGGTCGGCTCGGTTCGCGCAGCCTATCCGCGGCTGTCGCACCGCTACTACAATCTGAAGGCCGGCTGGTTCAAAAAGAAGAAGCTCGCGCATTGGGACCGCAACGCGCCGCTGCCGTTTGCGGCGACCGGCACGATCGCCTGGCCCGAGGCGCAGAAGATGGTGCTGACGGCGTATCGCGGCTTCTCGACCGAGATGGCTGCGATTGCGGAACGTTTCTTCACCGACCGCTGGATCGATGCGCCGGTGCGGCCCGGCAAGGCGCCGGGCGCGTTCTCGCACCCGACCACGCCGTCGGCGCATCCCTATGTGCTGATGAACTACCAGGGCAAGCCCCGCGACGTGATGACGCTGGCGCATGAGCTCGGCCATGGCGTGCACCAGGTGCTGGCGGCCAAAAACGGAGCGCTGATGGCGCCGACGCCGCTGACGCTAGCCGAGACGGCAAGCGTGTTCGGCGAAATGCTGACCTTCAAGCGGCTATTGTCGCAGACCAAAAACGCCAAGCAGCGCCAGGCGCTGCTCGCCGGCAAGGTCGAGGACATGATCAACACCGTGGTGCGGCAGGTCGCGTTCTATTCGTTCGAGCGCGCGATTCATACCGAGCGCAAGAACGGTGAATTGACTGCGGAGCGTATCGGCCAGATCTGGCTCAGCGTGCAGGGCGAGAGCCTCGGGCCGGCCATCGACATCCGCCCCGGCTACGAGAATTTCTGGATGTACATTCCGCACTTCATCCATTCGCCGTTCTACGTTTACGCCTATGCGTTCGGCGATTGCCTGGTGAACTCGCTGTATGCAGTCTACGAGAATGCCTCCGAAGGCTTTGCCGAGCGCTATCTCGCCATGCTGGCGGCGGGAGGCACCAAGCATTATTCCGAACTGCTGAGGCCGTTCGGGCTCGATGCCAAGGATCCCAAATTCTGGGACGGCGGGCTGTCCGTCATCGCGGGCATGATCGACGAGTTGGAAGAGATGGGCTGA
- a CDS encoding helix-turn-helix domain-containing protein yields MKRVKHQDVFAERAQAKGTPDAKQLRKLAGDWLKQRRADAELSQADLAVRLGLKYYTFISQVENGFSRVPIEIMGAWARELGLEQAAFARHLLMYYEPELHRLLFGAESK; encoded by the coding sequence ATGAAACGAGTAAAACATCAAGACGTTTTCGCTGAACGGGCGCAGGCCAAAGGCACGCCGGACGCCAAGCAATTGCGCAAACTGGCTGGGGATTGGCTGAAACAGCGAAGGGCGGATGCCGAATTGTCGCAGGCTGATCTCGCGGTGCGCCTCGGCCTGAAATATTACACGTTCATCTCGCAGGTCGAGAACGGGTTCAGCCGTGTCCCAATCGAAATTATGGGCGCTTGGGCCCGCGAGTTGGGCCTTGAACAGGCCGCCTTCGCTAGGCATCTGTTAATGTACTACGAGCCGGAACTGCACCGGCTGCTGTTCGGAGCGGAAAGCAAATGA
- a CDS encoding TerC family protein, protein MLEFFSSQSLTALFQVVMIDLVLAGDNAIVIGLAAAGLPEEQRRKAILVGILAATALRIGFASITVQLLQIIGLLLAGGILLLWVCWKMWRELRSHKHQQPTFQNLSAARTMDAAVAPAHQKTLGQAVWQITLADVSMSLDNVLAVAGAAREHPIILIFGLGLSIALMGFAANFIARVLEKHRWVAYVGLLIILYVAFDMCYRGAMEVWQDVNV, encoded by the coding sequence ATGCTGGAATTCTTCTCCTCACAATCCCTGACAGCGCTTTTCCAGGTCGTGATGATCGACCTGGTGCTCGCCGGCGACAATGCGATCGTTATCGGCCTTGCAGCCGCCGGGCTACCCGAGGAGCAGCGCAGGAAGGCCATTCTGGTCGGCATATTGGCCGCCACGGCGCTGCGGATCGGCTTCGCCAGCATCACGGTCCAACTGCTGCAGATCATCGGGCTGCTGCTTGCCGGCGGCATTCTCCTGCTTTGGGTGTGCTGGAAGATGTGGCGCGAGTTGCGGTCACATAAGCATCAGCAGCCGACATTCCAGAATCTGTCGGCCGCAAGGACGATGGACGCCGCCGTCGCGCCCGCTCATCAGAAGACGCTTGGCCAGGCCGTCTGGCAGATCACCCTCGCCGACGTATCGATGTCGCTCGACAATGTACTGGCGGTCGCAGGGGCCGCGCGGGAGCATCCGATTATTCTGATATTCGGCCTTGGGCTTTCCATTGCGCTGATGGGTTTCGCCGCGAACTTCATCGCGCGCGTCCTGGAGAAACATCGCTGGGTCGCCTATGTCGGCCTGCTGATCATCCTCTATGTGGCATTCGACATGTGTTACCGCGGCGCGATGGAGGTGTGGCAGGACGTCAATGTTTAG
- a CDS encoding sigma-54-dependent transcriptional regulator, producing MAATILIADDDAVQRRLVENMVQKCGYEPLVVDSGDAAVALLTAPDAQAIDAVVLDLVMPGLDGLGVLSKMREAGLSIPVIVQTAHGGIDNVVSAMRAGAQDFVVKPASFERLQVSLRNALNTSALKGELQRIRHSREGRLTFADIITRSEAMAAVLRTAQKAATSSIPVLIEGESGVGKELFARAIHGSSERKSKPFVAVNCGAIPDNLVESILFGHEKGAFTGATERHMGKFVEASGGTLFLDEVGELPLAAQVKLLRALQEGTVEAVGGRKPVKVDVRIISATNRKLLDLVKNGAFREDLFYRLHVLPLTIPPLRMRREDIPHLLRHFLARFAAEENRTITGISGEAVAHLAQLDWPGNIRQLENTVYRAVVMSETDLLGLPDFPQVLGHPATDGQLTHSEPLVVAPSTAPAMVSGSDIPIAPLANAGSLAMLTATGEVRPLEDMENEIIRFAISHYRGQMSEVARRLKIGRSTLYRKLDEAAADDPADGGAQDAN from the coding sequence ATGGCTGCCACCATTTTGATTGCCGACGATGACGCTGTGCAGCGCCGTTTGGTTGAAAACATGGTGCAGAAGTGCGGCTATGAGCCCCTTGTCGTCGACAGCGGCGATGCAGCCGTGGCGCTACTGACTGCCCCGGATGCGCAGGCGATCGACGCGGTGGTGCTCGACCTCGTGATGCCCGGCCTCGACGGACTTGGCGTGCTTTCAAAAATGCGTGAAGCCGGCCTGAGCATCCCGGTCATCGTGCAGACCGCCCATGGCGGCATCGACAATGTGGTTTCAGCAATGCGCGCCGGCGCGCAGGATTTCGTGGTCAAGCCGGCGAGCTTCGAACGGCTGCAGGTGTCGCTGCGCAACGCGCTCAACACGAGCGCGCTCAAGGGCGAACTACAGCGCATCCGCCATAGCCGCGAGGGACGGCTGACCTTTGCCGACATCATCACCCGCAGCGAAGCCATGGCGGCCGTGCTGCGCACCGCGCAGAAGGCGGCCACCTCGAGCATTCCGGTGCTGATCGAGGGCGAGTCCGGCGTCGGCAAGGAATTGTTCGCCCGCGCCATCCACGGCTCCAGCGAGCGCAAATCGAAACCGTTCGTCGCGGTCAATTGCGGCGCCATCCCCGACAATCTCGTGGAATCGATCCTGTTCGGTCACGAGAAGGGCGCCTTCACCGGCGCCACCGAACGTCACATGGGCAAGTTCGTCGAGGCTTCCGGCGGCACGCTGTTTCTCGACGAGGTCGGCGAGTTGCCGCTGGCTGCGCAGGTAAAGCTGCTGCGCGCGCTGCAGGAGGGCACTGTCGAAGCGGTCGGCGGCCGCAAGCCGGTGAAGGTCGACGTCCGCATCATTTCCGCGACCAACCGCAAGCTGCTCGACCTCGTGAAGAACGGCGCGTTCCGCGAAGATCTGTTCTACCGGCTGCACGTGCTGCCGCTGACGATCCCGCCGCTGCGGATGCGGCGCGAGGACATTCCGCATCTGTTGCGGCATTTTCTGGCGCGCTTTGCCGCGGAGGAAAACCGCACCATCACCGGCATCAGCGGAGAGGCCGTGGCCCATCTCGCGCAGCTCGATTGGCCCGGCAACATCCGCCAACTCGAGAACACGGTCTATCGCGCCGTCGTCATGAGCGAGACCGACCTGCTCGGCCTGCCTGATTTCCCGCAGGTCCTCGGCCACCCCGCAACCGACGGCCAGCTCACACACAGCGAACCGTTGGTCGTCGCGCCGTCGACCGCACCCGCCATGGTTTCGGGTAGTGATATACCGATTGCCCCGCTCGCCAACGCCGGCAGCCTCGCGATGCTGACCGCCACCGGCGAGGTGCGGCCGCTCGAAGACATGGAAAACGAGATCATCCGTTTTGCGATCTCGCACTATCGCGGCCAGATGTCGGAAGTCGCGCGCCGCCTCAAGATCGGCCGCTCCACGCTCTACCGCAAGCTCGATGAAGCTGCCGCCGACGACCCGGCCGACGGCGGCGCGCAGGATGCGAATTGA
- a CDS encoding L,D-transpeptidase family protein yields MRDCSTNRAGFDRVLMAVAATFLTVSATSALAAQSTTPRASAAELAIDAAVPRPEPANVPPPTIGDFKMDTTATVPDAATTATKPNEADTTVKAVEPKTDAKPAETVTAPAANDAGTATPPTATATAPAAEPAKEPVKASTVAPADQPVADRLRDMLGARSLRYFDRKNERAAVEKFYSARDFAPQWTQAGKLTDSGKGVIARLKDAAAEGLNPADYPLPEFAAATSPDQLAEAELKLTASMLDYARQAQSGRMHWSQVSADIQYPEHPTDPAEVLANISTAKDASAALDGYNPPHKLYKELKAKLAELRGLGDGPMIHIAEGPALAFKAASKKQGEVAPEDSRVPQLRAKLGIENPDDQRYDAKVAAAVRKFQESVDLKPTGVLDDRTVKAINSPKRDRQIDTVLVNMERWRWLPRQLGAASLGNAYVILNVPDFTLKVMQNGAPVWTTRVVTGKPGKHATPMLTETMKFITVNPTWNVPPSIIYNEYLPALQQDPTVLQRMGLKLERARDGSIHISQPPGEANALGRIRFNFPNKFLVYQHDTPDKHLFAKEERAFSHGCMRVQNPDQYASTLLNIVMPNERYSPEKIRSMYGRSEIDLKFPTPIPVNITYQTAFVDDAGKLHIRKDIYGRDAAMIALLKNGRSKDLEAMVAHAQPNYSRPKDGLPAGVSFASDNTYSSGPSSFFERLFGGPSNVTPPAPVGRRPQQRFTR; encoded by the coding sequence ATGCGTGACTGTTCGACGAATCGTGCAGGATTTGACCGCGTGCTGATGGCCGTCGCGGCAACCTTCCTCACGGTATCAGCGACCTCAGCACTGGCGGCTCAGTCAACCACGCCGCGTGCCAGCGCCGCCGAGCTCGCGATCGACGCAGCAGTTCCCCGGCCCGAACCGGCCAACGTTCCGCCTCCGACCATCGGCGACTTCAAGATGGACACCACCGCCACGGTGCCTGACGCAGCAACGACGGCCACGAAGCCGAACGAGGCCGACACGACCGTAAAGGCAGTCGAGCCCAAAACCGACGCCAAGCCGGCCGAAACCGTCACCGCACCTGCGGCCAACGACGCCGGAACCGCCACGCCTCCGACTGCGACCGCCACGGCGCCGGCCGCCGAACCCGCCAAGGAGCCGGTGAAGGCGAGCACCGTCGCACCGGCCGACCAGCCGGTCGCCGACCGCCTGCGCGACATGCTCGGCGCCAGGTCGCTGCGCTATTTCGACCGCAAGAACGAACGCGCCGCCGTCGAGAAGTTCTACTCGGCGCGCGACTTTGCGCCGCAATGGACGCAAGCCGGCAAATTGACCGACAGCGGCAAGGGCGTGATCGCCCGTTTGAAGGATGCCGCCGCCGAGGGCCTCAATCCGGCCGACTATCCGTTGCCGGAGTTTGCGGCCGCCACTTCGCCGGACCAACTCGCCGAAGCCGAACTGAAACTGACCGCGAGCATGCTCGACTATGCGCGACAGGCCCAGAGCGGCCGGATGCACTGGTCGCAGGTTTCCGCCGACATCCAGTATCCCGAGCACCCGACCGATCCGGCGGAAGTGCTCGCCAACATCTCGACCGCCAAGGACGCTTCCGCAGCGCTGGACGGCTACAACCCGCCGCACAAGCTCTACAAGGAATTGAAGGCCAAGCTCGCCGAACTGCGCGGCCTGGGCGACGGTCCAATGATCCACATCGCCGAGGGGCCGGCGCTCGCGTTCAAGGCCGCCTCCAAGAAGCAGGGCGAAGTCGCGCCGGAAGATTCGCGCGTGCCGCAACTGCGCGCCAAACTCGGCATCGAGAACCCCGACGACCAGCGCTACGACGCCAAGGTCGCCGCCGCCGTGCGCAAATTCCAGGAGAGCGTCGATCTCAAGCCGACCGGTGTGCTCGACGACCGCACCGTGAAGGCGATCAACAGCCCGAAGCGCGACCGGCAGATCGACACCGTCCTCGTCAATATGGAACGCTGGCGCTGGCTGCCGCGCCAGCTCGGCGCGGCCTCACTCGGCAATGCCTATGTCATTCTCAACGTCCCTGACTTCACGCTGAAGGTGATGCAGAACGGTGCGCCGGTCTGGACCACGCGGGTCGTGACCGGAAAGCCGGGCAAGCATGCGACGCCGATGCTGACGGAGACGATGAAGTTCATCACGGTCAACCCGACCTGGAACGTGCCGCCCTCGATCATCTACAACGAATATCTGCCGGCCCTGCAGCAGGACCCGACCGTGCTGCAACGCATGGGACTGAAGCTCGAGCGGGCCCGCGACGGCAGCATCCACATTTCGCAACCGCCGGGCGAGGCCAATGCGCTCGGCCGCATCCGCTTCAACTTCCCGAACAAGTTCCTGGTCTATCAGCACGACACGCCGGACAAGCACCTGTTCGCCAAGGAAGAACGCGCCTTCAGCCACGGCTGCATGCGGGTGCAGAATCCGGATCAATACGCCTCGACGCTGCTCAACATCGTGATGCCGAACGAGCGCTATTCGCCGGAAAAGATCCGCAGCATGTACGGCCGTAGCGAGATCGACCTGAAATTCCCGACGCCGATCCCGGTCAACATCACTTATCAGACCGCGTTCGTGGATGACGCCGGCAAGCTGCACATCCGCAAGGACATCTATGGCCGCGACGCTGCGATGATCGCGCTGCTCAAGAACGGCCGCAGCAAGGACCTGGAGGCCATGGTCGCCCATGCGCAACCGAACTATTCGCGCCCGAAGGACGGTTTGCCGGCCGGCGTCAGCTTTGCCAGCGACAACACCTACTCGTCTGGTCCGTCGTCGTTCTTTGAGCGTCTGTTCGGGGGGCCGTCGAACGTCACGCCGCCCGCCCCGGTTGGTCGCCGCCCGCAACAGCGGTTCACCCGGTAA
- a CDS encoding DUF882 domain-containing protein, producing MLAGFARQYNPLSSKAGYRIGLTTLLLLAGAGSVHDATALNETRTLSFHHTHSDEDLTVTFKRDGRYDEEALKKLNHFLRDWRSQDSTTMDRHLFDILWEVYRDVDGKKPIQIISAYRSPATNSMLRRRSSGVARFSQHMLGHAMDFYIPDVPLEQIRAAGLRLQRGGVGFYPTSGSPFVHLDTGSVRHWPRMTHDQLARVFPDGRTVHLPSNGGPMKGYELARADIERRGNGDNAATVGKMPSLFAALFRGGKSNEEDDEAGSAPVKNEKPASVMAAAAPAKSADPIPTPRAKPQVGATLQLASADAQIVPAPKARPEQKQTEQTSAEPKPQTPADIINSRGFWDDVPKAANQATPAQVAALRARQALAAATDPQPTASVTESFNRAMAYAPAASSPVDRANVVTASAPVPARPARPARNAGAAATEINTVVAKGAQGQDSVVATSTRLAAVQGNSIWMRVVMLAPSASNAMSTTVLGDTEMTQMRSHFVKPKAAIAMTFSDDPMMGMTCDRFTGSATAQLPTQSFVLRTAALR from the coding sequence GTGCTGGCTGGTTTCGCGCGCCAATACAATCCGCTGTCTTCAAAAGCCGGATATCGGATCGGCCTGACTACGCTATTGCTGCTGGCCGGCGCCGGCTCGGTGCATGATGCGACCGCGCTGAACGAAACCCGCACCCTCTCGTTCCACCACACCCATTCCGACGAAGACCTCACCGTCACCTTCAAGCGCGACGGCCGCTACGACGAAGAAGCTCTCAAGAAGCTTAATCACTTCCTCCGCGACTGGCGCAGCCAGGACTCCACCACGATGGATCGGCATCTGTTCGACATCCTCTGGGAAGTCTACCGCGACGTCGACGGCAAGAAGCCGATCCAGATCATCTCCGCCTACCGCTCCCCCGCTACCAACTCCATGCTCCGCCGCCGCTCTTCCGGCGTGGCGCGCTTCAGCCAGCACATGCTCGGCCACGCAATGGACTTCTACATCCCGGACGTGCCGCTGGAGCAGATTCGCGCCGCCGGGCTCCGCCTGCAGCGCGGCGGCGTTGGCTTCTACCCGACATCGGGATCGCCGTTCGTCCATCTCGACACCGGCAGCGTCCGTCACTGGCCGCGCATGACCCACGATCAACTCGCCAGAGTGTTCCCGGATGGGCGCACCGTCCATCTGCCGTCCAATGGCGGTCCGATGAAGGGCTATGAGCTGGCCCGCGCCGACATCGAACGCCGCGGCAATGGCGACAATGCCGCAACCGTCGGCAAAATGCCGAGCCTGTTCGCAGCCCTGTTCAGGGGCGGCAAGTCGAACGAAGAGGATGACGAGGCTGGCAGCGCCCCCGTCAAGAACGAGAAGCCTGCCAGCGTGATGGCCGCAGCGGCACCCGCGAAATCCGCCGATCCGATTCCGACCCCGCGCGCAAAACCGCAGGTCGGGGCGACCCTTCAGTTGGCTTCAGCCGACGCGCAGATCGTGCCGGCGCCCAAAGCCAGGCCGGAACAGAAACAGACCGAGCAGACTTCCGCCGAACCGAAGCCGCAGACGCCGGCCGATATCATCAATTCCCGCGGCTTCTGGGACGACGTACCGAAGGCGGCTAACCAGGCGACCCCCGCGCAGGTCGCGGCCCTCCGCGCCCGCCAGGCGCTCGCCGCCGCCACCGATCCGCAGCCGACCGCCAGCGTCACCGAATCGTTCAACAGGGCGATGGCCTATGCGCCGGCCGCCTCCTCGCCGGTTGATCGCGCCAACGTCGTCACCGCCTCCGCGCCGGTGCCGGCGCGTCCCGCCCGTCCGGCGCGCAATGCCGGCGCCGCCGCGACCGAAATCAATACCGTGGTCGCCAAGGGTGCTCAGGGGCAGGACAGCGTGGTCGCGACCTCGACCCGTCTCGCCGCCGTCCAGGGCAACAGCATCTGGATGCGGGTGGTGATGCTGGCGCCGAGTGCGAGCAATGCGATGTCGACGACCGTGCTCGGCGACACCGAGATGACCCAGATGCGCAGCCATTTCGTCAAGCCGAAGGCCGCGATCGCCATGACCTTCTCGGATGATCCAATGATGGGCATGACCTGCGACCGCTTCACGGGATCGGCGACCGCGCAACTGCCGACGCAGTCGTTCGTCCTGCGCACCGCCGCGCTGCGCTAG
- a CDS encoding DUF2312 domain-containing protein gives MATSAAAAVQDEPATKFAKDQLKAIIERIERLEEEKKTISDDIRDVYAEAKGNGFDTKALRTIVRMRKQDANERAEQETILETYMQALGML, from the coding sequence ATGGCCACCTCCGCCGCCGCTGCCGTCCAGGACGAGCCCGCGACAAAATTCGCCAAAGACCAGCTCAAGGCCATCATCGAGCGCATCGAGCGTCTGGAAGAAGAAAAGAAGACGATCTCCGATGACATCCGCGACGTCTATGCGGAAGCCAAGGGCAACGGCTTCGACACCAAGGCGCTGCGCACCATCGTGCGGATGCGCAAGCAGGACGCCAATGAGCGCGCCGAGCAGGAAACCATTTTGGAGACCTACATGCAGGCGCTGGGGATGCTGTGA
- a CDS encoding DUF1244 domain-containing protein, with the protein MTIDDKTRTELEAAVFRRLVSHLRARTDVQNIDLMNLAGFCRNCLSNWMKEEADARGVAVSKDESREAVYGMPYEEWKAKHQGAATPEQLAAMKKVHPGH; encoded by the coding sequence ATGACAATCGACGACAAAACCAGAACGGAACTGGAAGCCGCCGTTTTCCGGCGCCTGGTCAGCCACCTGCGCGCCCGTACCGACGTCCAGAACATCGATTTGATGAATCTGGCCGGCTTCTGCCGCAACTGCCTGTCCAACTGGATGAAGGAAGAGGCCGACGCCAGGGGGGTCGCCGTCAGCAAGGACGAGAGCCGCGAGGCGGTCTACGGCATGCCCTATGAGGAGTGGAAGGCGAAGCATCAGGGTGCGGCGACCCCGGAGCAGCTGGCTGCGATGAAGAAGGTTCATCCCGGGCATTGA
- a CDS encoding DUF1036 domain-containing protein: protein MTGKDSRRLSPLPARMTAGLMPMLALAAACLWSSPAAADFRLCNNTSSRVGIALGYKDAEGWTTEGWWNVSSRSCETLLRGTLVARYYYIYALDYDRGGEWSGQAFMCSRDKEFTIKGTENCLARGYDRTGFFEVDTGEQRAWTVQLTEANEQPAQRVPGIPGTVGPGGPGGVPGLSNPPSGPGLPPAAAPKQ from the coding sequence ATGACCGGAAAAGATTCTCGCCGCTTGTCCCCCCTCCCCGCACGCATGACCGCCGGCCTGATGCCGATGCTCGCGTTGGCGGCGGCGTGCCTGTGGAGCAGCCCGGCGGCGGCCGATTTCCGGCTCTGCAACAACACTTCCAGCCGGGTCGGCATTGCGCTCGGCTACAAGGACGCGGAGGGCTGGACCACCGAAGGCTGGTGGAACGTGTCATCCCGGAGCTGCGAGACGCTACTGCGCGGAACTCTTGTCGCCCGTTACTATTACATCTACGCGCTCGACTATGACCGCGGCGGCGAATGGTCGGGACAGGCCTTCATGTGTTCGCGTGACAAGGAATTCACCATCAAGGGTACCGAGAATTGCCTGGCGCGCGGCTACGACCGCACCGGGTTCTTTGAGGTCGACACAGGCGAACAGCGAGCGTGGACCGTGCAACTGACCGAAGCCAACGAGCAACCCGCGCAGCGCGTGCCGGGAATTCCAGGGACGGTGGGACCGGGCGGCCCCGGCGGAGTTCCGGGCCTGTCCAATCCGCCAAGCGGACCGGGTCTGCCGCCAGCCGCGGCGCCCAAGCAATGA